In Triticum aestivum cultivar Chinese Spring chromosome 5B, IWGSC CS RefSeq v2.1, whole genome shotgun sequence, the following proteins share a genomic window:
- the LOC123112087 gene encoding kinesin-like protein KIN-7I — protein sequence MDRIHVTVRARPLPPEDAQSSPWRISGNAVALTAQPSTRFEFDRIFVEDCHTADVYGARTKHIVDSAVQGFNGTVFAYGQTNSGKTYTMRGSANEPGIIPLAVHDLFRTIQQHMDREFLVRMSYMEIYNEEINDLLVPEHRKLQIHENYERGIYVAGLSEEIVTCPEQVLKFVSFGESHRHIGETNMNVYSSRSHTIFRMVIESRDKADDSDTDSCDAVRVSVLNLVDLAGSERAAKTGAEGVRLKEGSHINKSLMTLGTVIKKLSEGIKGQGGHVPYRDSKLTRILQPALGGNANTAIICNITLAQVHADETKSSLQFASRALRVTNCAEINEILTDAALLKRQRKEIEELRAKLKNSQSEHLDEDVLHLRNTLLQSELEKERIALELEEERKAKEQREKRLLQQAKKIENLSSLVLNSERDDRAIVSSKNKRRQTWCARPLSNEFSVEVQEPASEQGSASSSVREERNMGMPPCFEELMQESYASNGEPSAHGCSFSDLSNEDVSLPDAHALLHVTSRRKPNTMKKADQEQLRGSVPELPQDPNEQKDAMLSQEPSGLSARESEAILVIKQLQDQVNSLELEKSLIQNNLDDVLEVATQQKASFSEKYEELQKNALAAQEEAKIAGEKLSALATIWKSKQELVDEFLSNVSMETHGISVQMDQTTHSVDNAISFIEELFQSLSAIAENVTEFKQSAYGHIKQSSYVIMDHEKMSKTLMEKISRLELEKKLLHEQFLNQQDELRRMKSSLESCEKSKDDCILQHELEKDNILSELLTLQKEVTTLSSSSLMKEKESIRKELERAKTKLRETDNKLKNYVQEKIKLEGEKAEAHREIKKLQSQRTHLERDLRKHDSVTVDKRHELNVKPEELAGFFDQAVQLQEEYQRLEIHASDMEDEIASLQETLATLTAEKEEALSKVEFMVLEQEDLENRLTSAESKINSLNDEIVVLTKKLDESESFGRKVEASLSSISKEKEDLGMQLTDVLLEMESERSMWIAKEKAYLETKQQLDICTDENSKLSEDLIKVRQELVQCRELLKTREDKMILSMEHNINEGKCCRESCEESEQLVEKGRNIDNENELFKQLQLISEERDSLLSKMKQMSLVINELEALKEVSNNKLLQAKANMDELSCQISAMEVKMKNDASTHNKEKTKLRMQIRWLQPELDANRGRLKEAVEERALMDENYQKATDMLKEKLRKTCREVLKLREELKRPEAASN from the exons atggaccGGATCCACGTCACCGTGCGCGCGCGGCCGCTCCCACCGGAGGACGCGCAGAGCAGCCCGTGGCGGATCTCCGGCAACGCCGTCGCGCTCACCGCCCAGCCCTCCACTCGCTTCGAGTTCG ACAGGATTTTCGTCGAGGACTGCCACACGGCCGACGTCTACGGGGCCCGCACCAAGCACATCGTCGACTCTGCCGTGCAAGGGTTCAACG GCACTGTGTTTGCATATGGACAAACTAACAGCGGAAAGACCTATACAATGAGAGGATCTGCTAATGAACCTGGAATAATACCGCTTGCGGTTCATGATTTATTTAGAACTATACAGCAG CATATGGACAGAGAATTTCTTGTCCGCATGTCTTATATGGAGATTTATAATGAAGAAATAAATGATCTTCTTGTCCCAGAACATCGAAAATTGCAGATTCATGAGAATTATGAG AGAGGCATATATGTTGCTGGCTTAAGCGAGGAAATTGTAACCTGTCCTGAACAAGTCTTGAAGTTTGTGTCATTTGGAGAAT CCCACCGTCATATCGGGGAGACAAATATGAATGTCTACAGCAGCCGTTCTCATACCATATTTCGCATG GTTATTGAGAGTCGAGATAAAGCTGATGACAGTGACACAGATTCTTGTGATGCTGTTCGAGTTTCTGTTCTG AATCTGGTGGACTTAGCTGGTTCAGAACGTGCTGCAAAGACGGGTGCAGAAGGTGTGAGACTTAAGGAGGGTTCCCACATTAACAAAAGTCTAATGACTCTCGGAACAGTAATCAAGAAACTAAGTGAAGGCATAAAGGGCCAGGG GGGGCACGTTCCTTACCGAGATAGTAAGTTGACAAGGATATTGCAACCTGCTCTGGGTGGAAATGCTAACACAGCTATCATTTGTAATATAACACTTGCACAG GTCCATGCAGATGAGACTAAAAGCAGCTTGCAATTTGCTAGTAGGGCATTACGTGTTACAAATTGTGCAGAAATCAATGAG ATTTTGACGGATGCCGCTCTTTTAAAGCGCCAAAGGAAAGAAATAGAGGAACTTCGAGCAAAACTCAAG AACTCTCAAAGTGAACACTTGGATGAAGATGTTTTGCACTTGAGGAACACCCTGCTACAG AGTGAACTGGAAAAAGAGAGAATTGCTTTAGAGTTGGAGGAGGAAAGGAAAGCTAAAGAGCAACGCGAGAAGAGGTTGCTTCAGCAAGCAAAGAAGATCGAAAATCTTAGTTCGTTGGTTTTAAATTCAGAGAGAGATGATAGGGCTATTGTTTCTAGTAAG AACAAAAGAAGGCAAACATGGTGTGCTCGACCCCTGTCGAATGAATTCAGTGTCGAG GTTCAAGAACCTGCTTCTGAACAAGGCTCTGCAAGCAGCTCAGTTCGTGAAGAGCGTAACATGGGGATGCCCCCATGTTTTGAAGAGCTAATGCAAGAAAGTTACGCCAGCAATGGCGAGCCTTCTGCTCATGGTTGTTCATTCAGTGATCTATCAAATGAAGATGTTTCTCTTCCCGATGCACATGCTTTGTTGCATGTTACCAGCAGAAGAAAGCCAAATACAATG AAGAAAGCAGATCAAGAGCAACTTAGGGGTTCAGTGCCTGAACTACCCCAAGACCCTAATGAGCAGAAAGATGCCATGCTAAGTCAAGAACCTAGTGGCTTATCTGCTCGAGAGTCCGAGGCAATTCTTGTCATTAAACAACTTCAAGACCAG GTAAACTCGCTGGAGTTAGAGAAGAGTTTGATTCAAAATAACTTGGACGATGTTCTTGAGGTGGCAACGCAGCAGAAGGCTTCTTTCAGTGAGAAGTATGAAGAG CTTCAGAAGAATGCTCTGGCGGCACAAGAAGAAGCAAAAATTGCTGGTGAGAAGCTATCAGCTCTGGCTACTATTTGGAAATCCAAACAA GAACTAGTGGATGAATTCCTCAGCAACGTGTCAATGGAGACTCATGGAATATCTGTGCAGATGGATCAGACAACCCACTCAGTCGACAATGCTATTTCTTTCATTGAGGAACTCTTTCAGAGTCTGTCTGCGATTGCAGAGAACGTAACT GAATTCAAGCAGTCTGCTTATGGGCATATAAAACAATCCAGTTACGTGATTATGGATCATGAGAAAATGTCAAAAACATTGATGGAGAAAATCAGCAGACTTGAATTGGAGAAG AAGCTGCTACACGAACAGTTCCTTAATCAACAGGATGAACTTCGGAGGATGAAGTCCAGTCTGGAAAGCTGTGAGAAGTCCAAGGAT GATTGTATTCTTCAACATGAACTTGAGAAGGATAACATTCTCTCAGAGCTTCTAACTCTCCAAAAGGAAGTCACGACCTTGTCATCATCTTCCTTGATGAAAGAAAAGGAGTCTATCCGAAAGGAACTTGAAAGAGCGAAAACAAAGTTACGAGAGACTGacaacaagctgaagaattatgtTCAAGAAAAAATTAAACTTGAG GGTGAAAAAGCGGAGGCACACAGGGAAATAAAGAAGTTACAAAGCCAGAGGACCCATCTTGAACGTGATTTAAGGAAACATGATTCTGTCACTGTTGATAAAAGACATGAATTGAATGTGAAGCCAGAAGAACTTGCTGGATTTTTTGATCAAGCTGTGCAGTTGCAG GAGGAGTACCAAAGGCTTGAGATTCATGCTTCTGATATGGAAGATGAAATTGCTTCTTTGCAAGAAACTTTAGCTACCTTGACTGCAGAGAAGGAAGAAGCGCTATCTAAAGTAGAGTTTATGGTGTTGGAACAGGAAGATCTCGAAAACAGGCTTACTTCCGCAGAATCAAAGATAAATTCCTTAAACGACGAGATTGTTGTATTG ACCAAAAAACTTGATGAATCTGAGTCTTTTGGTAGAAAAGTGGAGGCTTCTCTCAGTTCTATATCAAAGGAAAAAGAAGACTTGGGAATG CAACTTACTGATGTTCTTCTGGAAATGGAATCTGAAAGATCAATGTGGATAGCCAAGGAGAAAGCATATTTAGAAACTAAGCAGCAATTGGATATATGCACTGATGAGAATAGTAAATTATCCGAAGATTTGATTAAG GTGAGACAAGAGCTGGTGCAGTGTAGAGAATTGTTAAAAACTCGGGAAGACAAAATGATCCTTTCTATGGAGCATAACATAAATGAGGGAAAATGCTG CAGGGAGAGTTGTGAAGAATCAGAACAACTCGTGGAGAAAGGAAGAAACATTGATAATGAAAAT GAACTTTTCAAGCAACTACAACTTATTTCGGAAGAACGCGATAGCTTACTTTCTAAGATGAAACAGATGAGCTTAGTCATCAATGAATTAGAAGCCTTAAAGGAGGTTTCCAATAATAAG CTACTACAGGCCAAAGCTAATATGGATGAGTTGAGCTGTCAGATATCTGCCATGGAGGTCAAGATGAAAAAT GATGCTTCGACCcacaacaaagaaaaaacaaagcTTCGCATGCAAATCCGGtggctgcaaccagagctcgacgCGAACCGCGGAAGGCTTAAAGAGGCAGTAGAAGAACGGGCGCTGATGGATGAGAATTATCAGAAAGCAACCGACATGCTGAAGGAAAAGCTGAGAAAGACGTGCCGTGAGGTCCTGAAGCTGAGAGAAGAGCTTAAACGACCAGAAGCCGCATCAAACTGA